From Pseudomonas arsenicoxydans:
TTGCATGAACTCTGACAGCCTGATGACCATGACCGTGAAGGCCGGTAACTCGGCGCCAAAGCCTTTGAATACGGATTCGAACTGCGGCACCACTTTGACCAGCAGAATGCCGGTGACGATGATCGCCACAAACACCACCGCCAGCGGGTAGGTCATGGCTTTCTTGATCTTGGCCTTGAGGCTTTCGCTCTTTTCCTTATAGGTCGCCACCCGCTCCAGCAGGGTATCCAGAGCGCCTGCCTGCTCTCCGGCATCGACGAGGTTGCAGTAGAGCTCATCGAAATACTGCGGCTTTTTACGCAAGGACGCCGCGAAGCTGTTACCGGCGGCGACTTCCTGTTTCACCTCGTCCACCAGTTTGCGCATGGCCGGGTTATCGAAACCTTCACCAATGATGTCGAACGACTGCAGCAACGGCACACCGGCTTTCATCATGGTCGCCATCTGCCGGGTAAACAGGGCGATTTCCTGAGCCTTGATACGGTTGCCGAAACTGAAGATCGAGGCGGATTTCTTGCGCACCTTTCCAGGGTTAATGCCCTGCTTGCGCAATTGGGCCTTGATCAACGCGGGGTTCTGACCGCTCAACTCGCCGGTCATCCTGGTGCCTTTCCTGTCCGTGCCCTCCCAGGCGTAGACGCTGATTTTTGGTGCTTTGACCGCCATGTTCAGTCCTTGGTGACCCGATTGATTTCTTCAAGACTGGTGACGCCTTGCATGGCCTTGATCAGGCCGGAAGTGCGCAGGTCGTTGAAACCGTCCTTGCGCATCTGGATATCGATTTCCAGCGAGTTGCCTTCGGCCATGATCAGGCGTTGCAGGTCCGGGGTGTTCTTCACCACTTCGTAAATCCCCACCCGGCCTTTGTAGCCGCCGTTGCACTGGTCGCAACCGACCGGTTCATAGATCGTGAACGAGCCGATGCGTTCCTCGGGGAAACCTTCCTTGAGCAGCGCCTCACGGGGAATCTCGATGGGTTTCTTGCAATGGCTGCACAGTTTGCGTGCCAGCCGCTGGGCAATGATCAGGGTCACCGAAGTGGCGATGTTGAAACCCTGAATACCCATGTTGTGCAAGCGGGTCAGGGTTTCGGCGGCGCTGTTGGTGTGCAGGGTGGAAAGCACCATGTGCCCGGTCTGAGCAGCCTTGATGGCAATTTCAGCGGTTTCGAGGTCGCGGATCTCGCCGACCATGATGACGTCCGGGTCCTGACGCAGAAACGAACGCAGGGCCTGGGCGAAATCCAGTCCCTGCTTGGGATTGACGTTGACCTGGTTGATGCCCTCCATGTTGATCTCGACCGGGTCTTCGGCGGTGGAAATGTTGATGTCCACGGTGTTGAGGATATTCAGGCCGGTGTAGAGCGATACCGTTTTGCCCGAGCCGGTGGGACCCGTGACCAGGATCATCCCCTGTGGCTGCTTCAGCGCGGCCATGTACAGATCTTTCTGCTCGGGTTCATAGCCGAGGGCGTCGATGCCCATTTGCGCGCTGGACGGGTCGAGGATCCGGATTACCACCTTCTCGCCCCACAGGGTCGGCAGAGTATTGACGCGGAAGTCGATGGACTTGGTCTTGGACAAGCGCATCTTGATCCGCCCGTCCTGGGGTTTGCGCCGCTCGGAGATGTCGAGGCTGGCCATGACTTTCAACCGCGCCGCAATTCGACTGGCCAGTTGAATCGGCGGCTTGGCGACTTCGCGCAGCATGCCGTCGGTGCGCATCCGCACCCGGTAGGATTTTTCGTAGGGCTCGAAATGCAAATCGGAAGAGCCGCTTTTGATCGCGTCGAGCAGCATCTTGTGAACGAAGCGCACCACCGGAGCGTCATCGGCATCCTGACCTGCGATGGAGTCCCTTCTGTTGTCTTCGGCTGACTCGATGTCCACGCCGTCAAGGTCAACATCCGCCATGTCCTCGAGGCCGGTGGAATGGTTGTCGAAGAATTTTTCGATGGCGTCGACGAGCTTGTCGTCCTCCACCAGAATGGCTTCGGTGGTTAACCCGGTGCTGAACTGAATGTCATTGATGGCTTGTTGATTGGTCGGATCGGAAACGCCGACGAACAGTTTGTTGCCGCGCCGCCAGAGGGGCAGGACGTGATGCTGACGAACCAGCTTTTCGCTTACCAGTCCTCTGGGTTGGGTTTCCTTGTCCAGGCAGTTGAGGTCGAGCAGCGCCATGCCGAAGTGCTCGCAGGCGATTTCGGCCACCTGCTGGCTCTTCACCAGTTTGTTCTGCACCAGGTAATTGACCAGTGAGATTTTGCTGCGTTGAGCTTGCTGATACGCCTGTTGCGCGCTTTGTTCAGTGAGCAGCTCGGCCAGGACCAATTGCTTGGCCAGACCGCTAAGGGCGATGTCATTCATTGGGATACCGGACGCAGACAGTTCATGACTTATAGCCTAGTCAACGAGCTGAGCCAAACCAGGTGCGTTCAGGTGACAAAAAGTGTCAGATAGTGCGGTTACTGGGGGTAGGGAAGAGCTGTTTATGGCGCGTGTGCCCTGTCAGCAAGGGGCGCGGCGCTTGGCACGGGCTGTGCTGAGGCTAATTCAGGTCATGAGATTTCGACTCATGCATGGAGCTTGTCTATGAATACTCAAAAAGGTTTTACCCTGATCGAGCTGCTGATCGTGGTGGCGATCATCGGGATTCTGGCGACGTTTGCGTTGCCGCAGTATTCCAAATACCAGGCTAGGGCCAAGGTAACAGCAGGTATCGCGGAAATCTCGGCATTGAAGGTACCTTTCGAGGATGTGATTAACGGTGGTGCCGCAAATCCCGACATTACCAGTGTTAACGGTGGCATTGCGGCAACTCAAAACTGCACGCTGACCGCAGCGGGTACGGTGGCCGATGGCAAAGGCACGATTACGTGCAAGTTGCTCAACGCGCCTGCGCCAGTGTTAGGCCAGACCATCACACTGACCCGATCCGCGGCAGGTGCATGGACATGCGGGTTCACAGGTTCGAAAGATTACACAACGACCGGTTGCCCGGGTGTCTGATACTCGGCTGATTTAACCAATACCCCGCCGATCTGGCGGGGTATTTTTTTTGCCGCGTTTGAACATTTATAGCGATATCGAGAACACCCCGAAAATTCATGCCCTTTCATGATCGTTCCCATGCTCTGCGTGGGAATGCATCCCGTGACGCTCCGCGTCACCCTTGCGCAAGACTCAAGCCTGGTGTCGACAGCGGAACGCAGAGCGTCCCCGGCTGCATTCCCACGCGGAGCATGGGAACGATCAACAGCATCGCGAGCAAGCTCGCTCCCACCTAAAGCAGATCAGCGCATCGCTGTTGCTTCTCACCACTCATCAGGTCGACGTTAGCTCGCCTTTCGCTTTTGATCTTGATCTTGATCTGCCCCGTCGGAAGGCCGAACGCAGGTTCTGCGTAGTGGGCAACCCGGCATGGATGCCGGGTTAGCCGCCCCCGGCCATGGATGGCCGATGGCGGCGGGCCCACGGAGCAGGACCGGAGTGAGGGAATGCCGAGCCTAGGCGAGGCACCGTACGTCAGGGGCGCAAGCGCTTGGTTACTTGGCGCTCTTCCAAGTAACCCGCCGTCAGGGCGGAACCAATAGCCGCCGTCACCAAAAAAACGGATATGTCCCCAACCCCAACCCCAAAACTTTCTTAAGTGAACCGCATTAGCCCTGAAAAGCGCGGCTTTCTGTTGAAACAACGCCCTCGAATTTCGAAAACAAAAAAATCCCCGACAATTCATGGCCTTAGGCCCAACGCAAAACCCGCAACTTGCATGTAGAGAATCACCAAGTCATGCATTTTGCATGATTCCGAAAATCGGGCGATTTCTTAAGTTGCTGTTTTATAACGATTTATTGGCTGTCTCAAAGTTGGCACACCGTTCGCAACATACCCAGTAACCCTGCTGAGAAAGAACACAGCAGACTTTATAGAAAAACAGGAGTTACTCGTATGAAGAAGTTCGCTATCGCTGCCGCTGCTGCTACCGCGCTGACCCTGACCATGGCCAACGCAGCATTTGCACAAACCACTACCACCCAAGCCCCGATGACTCTGGCGGCGGGTGAAGTGACCAAGGCCAAGGAAGCTACTTCCGATACCTGGATCACCACCAAAGTCAAAAGCGACCTGGTAACCGAAAAAGGCATTCCTGGCACCGACATCAAAGTTGAAACCAACAAAGGTGTTGTATCGCTGTCGTCCACCGTTGCAGTGACTGACGCTCAGAAAGCTACCGCTGTAGCGATCACCAAGAAAATCAAAGGCGTCAAAGCGGTCTCCGCTGACGGCCTGAAAGCCGAGTAAGGCAGACTTCTCGCCTGAACCGGGAGAAGGCGCAGCAGGTGGGCTGAGTAATACGCCTGTTGCATCTGAAGAGTTCATGCGAAAGGCCACAAGGATGTGGTCATTACAGGCCTCCGACATTCGTGTCGGGGGCCTGTTCTATTGTGGGCGCCGCAAAATCAGTGTGGGAGCGAGCCTGCTCGCGATGGCGGTATAACAGTCAGCATCGATGGTGAATGTTATGGCCTCATCGCGAGCAGGCTCACTCCCACATGGGGTTGTGGTGTACTCAGTTTCCGCGTTTGCTGGTGATCTGTTTCAGCCGATTGCCTTCAAACCGCAGGTATTGATACATCCCGCTGTTGGGTCCGTAAGTCCATTCCTCGACTTGAAACTCTTCCCGTCGATTGGCGCTGCGCTTGTAGCCCAGCAAGTCGCGGGCAATGGGCTCACCGCACTTTTGCAGCACTTCGCTGGACCTGTCCCCCACGCTGACCAATTGACTGCCACAGCGCAATGTATCGGTCGCCCAAGCCTGGCTGGTCGCCAGTGTCAAGGTCACGCTCAGGCCCATCAGCACTCGTCTGATCATCATTCGGCGTCCAGATGCATCGGCGTCACTACACGACCATCACTTTGCGCCTCGCCAAGGTTGGCGTCGACGAAGTAGACACGGTCATCGGCCATCTGGGTCTTGTCCACCAGGAAATCCTTGATGCTGCTGGCACGTTCCTGACCGAGTTGTCGCAGCAGCACATCGCTGTTACTCCAGAACTTGATCACCTCGGCGCGCATTTTGGCGGTGCGTTCTTCCTTGCCCAGGTCCTTCCATTCGGCGGGTGGCTGGGTCTTCAGGCGTATGCGGTAGATCCCTTCCAGCAACGGGCCTTTCTCGCTGTCCGGCACTTCGACCAACGACGCCTGGGCCGGAACCTTGTCCCCGCGACGCTGGAGCATTTTGTAGTAGTTGTATTGGTATTCGCGCTCAAGCCGTTGCTCGGCAATCAGCGGACCGTCGCTGCTGGCGGCGGCAGTGCCTTCAATTTCCAGACGCAGGGCCGGGCGTTCCTTCAAGGCTTGCGACAGTTTGACCAGTGCCGCTTCGGCCTCCTTGCTCAAGTCGCTCGAACCTGGTGCGAACGACACGCTGCCCAGATCTTCGGAACCGCCGCCACTGACCAGCCCGCCAATCATTTTGAACGGCGCAGCGGCAGCCTTGACGATCAGGTTGCGCAAGGTCTGCCAGACAATCGGCATGATGCTGAACTGTGGGTTGTTCAGGTCGCCGGTCACCGGCAGCTCGATGGAAATCTTGCCGTCGACGTCCTTGAGCAAGGCAATCGCCAGTTTCAACGGCAAGCTGACGGCGTCCGGACTGTCGACTTTTTCACCCAGTTGCAGCTGCTCGACCACCACTTTGTTTTCAGCCTTGAGCTGGCCTTTGGTGATCATGTAATGCAGGTCGAGATTGAGCCGGCCCTTGCGGATGCGGTAACCGGCGAACTTGCCGGAGTAGGGCGTCAACGTGGTCAGTTCCACGCGTTTGAAACTGGTGGCGATGTCGAGGCTGGCCATTGGGTCGAACGGGTTGACCGAGCCCTTGATGGTCACAGGTGCATAGCGGTCGACCTTGCCTTTGATATCAACGCTGGCCGGTTTGGCCTGACGGCTGTCGATGGTGCCGATCTGCCCGTTGAGTTGTTGCACGGCAGTGGCGAAGTTGGGGGTCAGGCTGAAGTCGGCGAAGTTCGCCGAACCGTCATTGATGGCCACGCCGCCGATGTGGATGCCCAGAGGTTTATCTTTGCTAACGGGTTTGGCTGCTGCTGTCTTGGCAGCACCTGAATCGGCCGGTTGCGGGATCAGCAGGTCGTCGATGTTGGTGGTGCGGTCATCGTTGATCATGAAGCGCGCATACGGCTGGAACAGGTTGACCTTGTCGATCGACAGGCTGTCACCGTGCTGATAATTCAGGCCTTCGAGCACCAATTGCTGCCACTTGAGGAAGTCGCGGGTTTTCAGGGTGTCGAGGGTATGCAGTTGATCGACCTGAGCGCGACCGGTGACGTTGAATGCCAGCGGCTCGGTGCTCTTGAGGTCGACAGCCAGGTCACTGCCGAGCATGCCGCTGCGCAGTTCGAGGCGGATGAATGGGGTGATGTAGGACTGCGCGATCCGCAGATCGATGTCTTTGGTCTGCACCTTCAGCTTGGCGCTGACCGGCGCCAGATTGACCAAGCCGTCGGCCGTGAGTTTGCCTTGCTTGCCCACGCCGGTGTCGAGCTTGAGGTTGAAAGGCGAGCCGTTAAGGCTGTCGAAGTTTTGCAGGTCCAGGTTCAGCGGACCGACGTCCAATGCCACGGCAGGTTGCGCCTTGCGGTCGGCCAGATGCACCTGGTAATTGCGCAGTTGCACGTCTTTGAGCAGCACTTGCCACGGTTTGCCTGGCGCGGCGGGTTCGGCTTTCGGCGAATCGGCGGCCGCCGGCGTTTTCTTCGGCTCGGTGTTAGCTTTTACCGCCGCTTTGGACGGTTGGCTGGCGAACAGTTTTTGCCAGTCAAGTTGGCCATCGGCTTCGAGGGCGGCCCAGGTTTCCAGTTTATTGCTGCGGATCTTGCCTACCACCACTTGTTGCTTGGCCAGGTCGACGGTGGTGTCGCTGATGTCCAGGCGCTCCAGTCTCGCCAACGGCCGACCGTCCGGGGCCTTGATGGCGAAGGGCGCAACGCTGACGGTAACGTTGCTCAGCAGCAGTTGGGTTTCTTTGGACAGGTTGAGCTTGTAGTCGGTACTCAGGTTGAGGACGCCGTTTTCCAGTACCAGCGGCAAAGCATCACGGACATAGGGCCAAAAGGATTTCATCTTGCCGTCGGTGATTTTCAGCTTACCTTCGGAGGTAATCGGGATCAGGCTGAAATTGCCGGTCCAGTCGAGCTGTCCACCTCCCGGACCATTGGCCACCAGCGTCATGTTGGCACTGTCTTCGGGCAGGGTGCTGAGATTCTTCAGTTCGAAGTCGAGCTTGTCGTAAAGAAACTCAATGGGTTCACTGGGGCGTGAATCCTGAAAATGCACATTGCCGCCAGCCAGTTTGATGCGCTCGATGCGCAGCGGAAACGGCTTGGCGTTCGGGTCGACCGGGGTCGGTTCGCTGGCGGGTATTTTGAACAGGCCCAGCAGATTGAGTTTGCCGTCCTTGCCAAAGAGGATTTCGGTCTTGGGCTTGTCTATTTCGATATCGGACAGGTGCAGTGCCTTGGTCCACAGGCTGTCGATCTGCAAATTGGCGTACAGGCGCTCGAAGCCGACCTGT
This genomic window contains:
- a CDS encoding type II secretion system F family protein, translating into MAVKAPKISVYAWEGTDRKGTRMTGELSGQNPALIKAQLRKQGINPGKVRKKSASIFSFGNRIKAQEIALFTRQMATMMKAGVPLLQSFDIIGEGFDNPAMRKLVDEVKQEVAAGNSFAASLRKKPQYFDELYCNLVDAGEQAGALDTLLERVATYKEKSESLKAKIKKAMTYPLAVVFVAIIVTGILLVKVVPQFESVFKGFGAELPAFTVMVIRLSEFMQAWWWAMLGVLIATVFGVRRAFKTSEAFRDRMDTWLLKLPLIGTLMYKSAVARYARTLSTTFAAGVPLVEALESVAGATGNIVFKRAVLRIKQDVSTGMQLNFSMRTSGIFPSMAIQLTAIGEESGALDDMLDKVASFYEDEVDNMVDNLTSLMEPFIMVVLGVVVGGLVVAMYLPIFQLGSAI
- a CDS encoding DUF2845 domain-containing protein, yielding MIRRVLMGLSVTLTLATSQAWATDTLRCGSQLVSVGDRSSEVLQKCGEPIARDLLGYKRSANRREEFQVEEWTYGPNSGMYQYLRFEGNRLKQITSKRGN
- a CDS encoding DUF748 domain-containing protein; the encoded protein is MPYSNALRFRQTKPHMPKGLIRAIGALLTALALYSLLGFLILPGIALRIANQQLANYATMPATISRIELNPFSLEVTLWGLVIGEPGKEQVGFERLYANLQIDSLWTKALHLSDIEIDKPKTEILFGKDGKLNLLGLFKIPASEPTPVDPNAKPFPLRIERIKLAGGNVHFQDSRPSEPIEFLYDKLDFELKNLSTLPEDSANMTLVANGPGGGQLDWTGNFSLIPITSEGKLKITDGKMKSFWPYVRDALPLVLENGVLNLSTDYKLNLSKETQLLLSNVTVSVAPFAIKAPDGRPLARLERLDISDTTVDLAKQQVVVGKIRSNKLETWAALEADGQLDWQKLFASQPSKAAVKANTEPKKTPAAADSPKAEPAAPGKPWQVLLKDVQLRNYQVHLADRKAQPAVALDVGPLNLDLQNFDSLNGSPFNLKLDTGVGKQGKLTADGLVNLAPVSAKLKVQTKDIDLRIAQSYITPFIRLELRSGMLGSDLAVDLKSTEPLAFNVTGRAQVDQLHTLDTLKTRDFLKWQQLVLEGLNYQHGDSLSIDKVNLFQPYARFMINDDRTTNIDDLLIPQPADSGAAKTAAAKPVSKDKPLGIHIGGVAINDGSANFADFSLTPNFATAVQQLNGQIGTIDSRQAKPASVDIKGKVDRYAPVTIKGSVNPFDPMASLDIATSFKRVELTTLTPYSGKFAGYRIRKGRLNLDLHYMITKGQLKAENKVVVEQLQLGEKVDSPDAVSLPLKLAIALLKDVDGKISIELPVTGDLNNPQFSIMPIVWQTLRNLIVKAAAAPFKMIGGLVSGGGSEDLGSVSFAPGSSDLSKEAEAALVKLSQALKERPALRLEIEGTAAASSDGPLIAEQRLEREYQYNYYKMLQRRGDKVPAQASLVEVPDSEKGPLLEGIYRIRLKTQPPAEWKDLGKEERTAKMRAEVIKFWSNSDVLLRQLGQERASSIKDFLVDKTQMADDRVYFVDANLGEAQSDGRVVTPMHLDAE
- a CDS encoding pilin; the encoded protein is MNTQKGFTLIELLIVVAIIGILATFALPQYSKYQARAKVTAGIAEISALKVPFEDVINGGAANPDITSVNGGIAATQNCTLTAAGTVADGKGTITCKLLNAPAPVLGQTITLTRSAAGAWTCGFTGSKDYTTTGCPGV
- the pilB gene encoding type IV-A pilus assembly ATPase PilB, whose protein sequence is MNDIALSGLAKQLVLAELLTEQSAQQAYQQAQRSKISLVNYLVQNKLVKSQQVAEIACEHFGMALLDLNCLDKETQPRGLVSEKLVRQHHVLPLWRRGNKLFVGVSDPTNQQAINDIQFSTGLTTEAILVEDDKLVDAIEKFFDNHSTGLEDMADVDLDGVDIESAEDNRRDSIAGQDADDAPVVRFVHKMLLDAIKSGSSDLHFEPYEKSYRVRMRTDGMLREVAKPPIQLASRIAARLKVMASLDISERRKPQDGRIKMRLSKTKSIDFRVNTLPTLWGEKVVIRILDPSSAQMGIDALGYEPEQKDLYMAALKQPQGMILVTGPTGSGKTVSLYTGLNILNTVDINISTAEDPVEINMEGINQVNVNPKQGLDFAQALRSFLRQDPDVIMVGEIRDLETAEIAIKAAQTGHMVLSTLHTNSAAETLTRLHNMGIQGFNIATSVTLIIAQRLARKLCSHCKKPIEIPREALLKEGFPEERIGSFTIYEPVGCDQCNGGYKGRVGIYEVVKNTPDLQRLIMAEGNSLEIDIQMRKDGFNDLRTSGLIKAMQGVTSLEEINRVTKD
- a CDS encoding BON domain-containing protein; translated protein: MKKFAIAAAAATALTLTMANAAFAQTTTTQAPMTLAAGEVTKAKEATSDTWITTKVKSDLVTEKGIPGTDIKVETNKGVVSLSSTVAVTDAQKATAVAITKKIKGVKAVSADGLKAE